The DNA sequence aaaaatatgaatgaattaTTGTGATTCATGGACATATATAATCAGGTTTAGATTCCTCCATTCAAAACAAAAATTTTACCATAGTATTTTGCATATAAATAGATCTGAATTTAGTTTCTTGACAAAAAAGAATATACAGCTGTTGAAATGAGCAAATTAAAATATGACACAAGCTGGATTTTAACAGAATCATTTGACTAAACTGACTGGTAATTAATGATATTTGATActtggttttaagaaatttccTAGAAGTAGCTCATGGCTTTTGGATCTTACTCTTTAATGAAGACAGCTTAAGTCCAgttcaacaaccacaaaaaaatCTAGGTGAGATACgcatataaaattattttaagcaTGAGAGATGAATCAAGACTTATTTGATTGTTTTATTTAGTTTATCTTTAGCTTAATCCAACTGTTTCCTCCAAGATTAAGATGCTCTTATAACCCTTTCACCACAATACTATGCCAGCTTTTACTAGTGAGAAGGCACAcaaaaatacttaaaatttgTCATCCTACATGATTTAATATTTGATATACATAGATTTATGAAAACATTATTATATGCTCATCACATTTCTTCATCAGCATAAAGGGTCACATCCACATTTTTCAACTGctcaaaaatttgaaatagtCCTATATAAAGAGGGCTCTAACACATTGCATGGCAACTCCAACAATAAAGCAAACAAGATTTGAGTTTTGATCTTGCTTCTATTCTACAATGGCTTGCTTGAACATGTCGAGCAACGATCAAGCCTTGTACAGCGCGAACGCAGGGCCAAGAATCTCGTTTTCAAGTGATTTTCTTGAGCCAGTCAAGCTGGAGAAGAGCTACAGAGAGGCCCCGGTGTCCTCGGATTTTGAGTTCTCTGTCCGGAACTACTCTATGATCTCTGCAGATGAAGTTTTCTTCGATGGCAAAATGCTGCCATCGAGGGAGAGCTTCACAAAGGCAAAAACCCTCAGAGACGAGCTCCTTTCTAGTGACGATGGTTGTGAGGATGTCTCGTCGCGGAGGGCGAAGGGCACGAACCGATGGAGGGAGAGGTTTGGACTGAAGAGAACACCCAAGAGTTTGGGAAGTATAGATGAGATGAAGGCCTTAGAGATGGGTGTTTTTGGCAGGAAGAAATGATCatgtattttgtaaaattaGTCTGATTTTTGTTGTAAATTGTGCTGATTTGTTAGTTTTGGATGTTGCTGATTGATGACATTAGAAATTTGATGTAGATTTTGTTCTCTTTTTCTGTAATCTAACATATTGAGTCTTCTATTTCTTACTGTTTCCGGTTTGTGTTTCATATTTCAAGAGTCACTGTAAACTCAACAAGAAGAATAAAATACGAGACTGAAACACGAGACAAGAGCCTAAATATTCTCATAACAGTATAAGCAAAACGTACGTACCATAGGCTAAAGCAGAATACAAACCAACTAACGAATATAAGATATACGTAATCGATCTAGATCAACCAACTTTGATTACAAAGAGGAGTTTCTCAAGAGGCGAAATGATGTGCATTGTATAATTGAGTGTTTGATGTATTATAGTAATAtgattaaataaacttaaaattagtaaatttattaaaataaatagacTGAAAACTTTTTATAATACATGGTCAATATTATTTCTCCCTTCACAACTAGAGGTTGAAGATTATTACAAGTTACAATAGTGAATGAAATAATTTACAAAATGTTAGCACAGACAAAAATCACTGCAGGAACTACAGTGACATCTATTTACAGTAGCCTgagttcttcttcttcataatcTTGATCTCTGTTTCATTGCACAAAAGGGGGAGCGTCTCCGTACGGAAGCAAACGGTTCTCCATTCAAACTCCCCGAGAACTTAATATCCCAACCTTCGACATTTTTTGGAACACAAGCATCGAACAGCACTTGGCCAAGAACAGTATTTGTGCACATACGAGGGCTTGACAGATGACTATAAGATGACCTCTCGTTTAGCTGTCTGCTCTTTTCATATTCTGATGAGCATGGCAGGAGGAAGTGGTCATTTGTATTTGAGAGAACTGCTGAATTCTGGAGATTATATCTTATGGGGGAGATAACATCATGCATATCTTCCATGTTCGATTTTTCTCCAAGTTTCTGAATTTTTTCTGAGAAAATTGAAACAGCCTGCTCAAGCAACTTGGTTATAGCTATGCACTGCGTTGATTGGTGCTGATGATGGCCTGTGAAAGGCAAATGACAAATCAATCGAGATAGCAGAAAGAGAACGACATGATGGGGAGTGGAGTGGAGGGGGACAGATAGAGAACGACATGAAAATAGTGCTTGaaaaattatgtgaaataaacCAAATATGGGCATATCAGTAAagagtagtgataaaatgcaaactcatatattgtacaaactccaaatttttcaacacagtgtcaacacaacgttaacacaatgtcaatacagtgtaaattttcaagattttgatgtcaatagatgatagagatcaagctaatgatctccattatctcttgagattattttcattattatggagATTACTGAAGGattactttaaatgttgaggatttgtttccttgtttaTTTATAGGTTGATTCACTTTCCTAGATTAGAGTTCGGAGGATCCCTATAAATAGCTCATCTTTAGAAGAGCTAGATATCCCGGAAAATAAAGTGTATTAGGGCGGTATCAACCGTAGGCCTCTTCGGAggattgttcttcttttatattgAATTCCAGTTCTTGTTTTACTTATGCCTTTCACTCCATATCAATAGaagtcaacacaatatcaacataATGTCAACACCGTGTTTTTGTTGCTGTTATTTTGtaatttgttgacatttttaaacggtccagatcatattttggagtttgtacaatatttagagtttgcatttgattacatttcTATCAGTAAAAGTGCTAAATATAGAATTAAGCATATCCGAGGACCATTAATTATGATAAGGCACTAACAAACAAGACAGACAAAGAGGACCGAGAGGTGTATATAAGATACTAAAGTTAAAAGAAATTTTCAATTGTTTTCACTTCTAACTAATAAGTGTCACAAAAACTGTAGTGTATGGTTCGATTCACTTCGAACTAATGttctttttctaaaaaatgGAAGGCAGACCACATAAGAGAAATTGCCAATTGTATCATGCTAGTTGCCAAACGCAAACAGGGGATAAATCATTGTCATATGAGAACTAAAGCAGCTGCATGCTAAAATGTCTTCATTTTATAAACCATGCAACAGAAGTAAGTTGCACAGTGGAGTTTGAGAAATGTCCATACACTTATCTACCTTCTGGATCATTATTCCTGTTGGATCTTGAACTAACATCAGGATATTCAAGGAGGCACTCTAATGAAAATTACTAACTTGTTTGTTCAGTTGAGCCTCAAATTTCGTGAAGAATCTCGCGAGAATGCAATAATTGATTCAGCGTAATGTTTTGCCCTACCTCGAACTATAAAATCTAATTGAGAATTATTGATATTAATGAAGCAGAAAGAATAACATGAAGCTGCAGGAACTAGTGAGATTGTAGAAATTACAACAGAGGATTATttcatctttaaaaaaaaaagaaatttggcATAAGCTgcaaaatagagaaaaagtCAAGCTATTAGAAACTAACCTAGATGAGAAGAGGTAGATCTCTTTATAATTTTGACAGTACCGCCCACATCCAGTAAATGCTTTGCAAAGGTACATAGGGTTGAAAAAGGAATGTCTTCATTTTCTGGGCATAGAATGAGAAAGGGGGCCCCCAAACGCTACCAGCAAAAACACAGAAGGGGAAGAAGGATGAAAACAATATAAAGGAAGGATATTATTGGAAAGCCAGAATACAGTCGGTGACTCACCACAGAAGAATAAAGAGTTTGCAAGTATTCAGCCTGTTGGGAACCGAATCTCGTGAGAAATAAAGCATCCAAGCTCAAAGTAACACCTTTTGCTAAAAATGATGCTAGCTTAGCTGCACCAGGAACTTTGAGGACGGAGCGATGCAGCGCAAATCGAGCACCCAAGTCGGTTGTAAAATCGATGGGGTCAGAATCGTAGATCTGTCCAGAGATGCAGCTTGCAACCAACCTACGGTCCTCCTTCACGTAAAACAACAAATTGATAACTAAAAGAAGGTTTACGGTTTACAAATCCACCCGACAATCACTGTCTAAACTTACCATATTGAGTTCAACTTCAGAACAGCCTTCAATAATCTGCATCAATCGGGAAATGAATTACTAGCATGCTACAGCCAGAATAAGCAAGGAGCAAGTTTCGCAAACACACTGCTCTAAGCTGATCTGTGTGTATGTTGATGGTATGCAGTTAATTATTTTGAGTTTGTTTCTTTTACTGACTAAGAAATATAACTTACTCAGAAtcagtttaaggcttaattgATGCGAATGCATGACAAAGTTCTGAACCAAAGAGCCTAATAACATAACATGTGAACAGGTCAACAATCACAAAGACTCATTACGACAATTCTAATGCATTCACATTACCTGTAAAACCTTATACATGCATGCTTTAGAACCACCAGCTAAAGCTGCAAGTACTACAGGACATATTCCACCTTTGAGCTCCTACACATACAAGAAGACCAGCTTATTATTTTCACCAAACCATATCTGGAAAGCAAACAATTCACTCTAGGTTAACTGGGGAAAAACTACTTTTCTATAACTCAAATGATTTTCAAGCAACCCAATAAACAAATCATGAATGCATGATTTAAGGGAAAACCTTTAAGAAGTATAACATTCCGAGAGTACAAAAAAACGATGCAATACTGACCTTGACAAGCTCATCTAGGACAGCAAAAGCAAGTGATGTAGCTCTCTCCGGAAAGAAACTACAGGAAAAACAGAATGTCAAAACCTGTTCTGAATTGAGTCCTAAATCATCAATTAGCTCACAAAACATCTACTCCATAAGAAAGTGCAGTAATTATACTTGATATTGCTAATTTGGTATGACCATTTACCACATAAAGGTACGGGCTAAGTTAAAAGGCTGATTTCATATACTCCATAACGATATCTGCAATTCATATTAGGACCTAAAATTGCAAACAAGGTCATCCTCTTTTCTTTAAGAGACGAAATTAGCTAAATATTTCTTCCACTATAAAGAGACATATCTCCAAAACAACCTCAGTCCCCCAACGCAATCACCAAATTAACTAACTCACGCCGCTTTCAATTCAACCACACAGGGAGTATAACCTAAAATTGATTTCAAGAAGCTACAATACTGAATCACAAAAAATAGTTCGGAAATGGTaaaagtgagagagaaaacttataaatagaggaaaAAGAGCGTACGGGTTGAGATACTTGGAGCGGCAAACCAGAGAGTTCCATCCGAGAGAAGAGTAGAAGGCGATGCAATCATTCAACAGAGGTTCGCTAAACGGCACCCAGGCGAAAACCACGATAATTCCCTTGGCTTGAAAGTGGTTGCCGCAATTCTGCGCCCAGTAGTAGCTCCCGCTGCTGCTCATCTTCAGGAGAATACAAGCTCGAAAATCAGAATAATTGAGTTGGTATGAAGATTATTTCATGGACtgtgatgagagagagagagagagagagagagagagagagagagagagattcatATTTGCTCTCGTGGTGGGGATTCATATTTGCCAATGCACCTCAGATGGTTTAGGGCTACTTTCGTCATTTCCTAAAATGATAGAGTTGAATGCTTGCGTTGATACTGAGGAATGGACATACATGATTCAATAATATCCGAATAGGTGTGAAATAATTGAATACTCCATTTTATAGTCATTTTTTTcttctactactactactcaAGAAGTATTGAAGTTGAAAAATATACTCTTCCGTTCCAATAAAAATGTCttactttccattttagtttatcccactAATAATTTTTTGCCTTCATTATTGTTTACAATGTACGTTTGAgagcaataaattatttttggtgTGAAGGATCAATCAGTAGCATTTGAGTTGATAAACCTTATTAGGCCCCCTTACCTGTCGAGTACATTGGGACCTTTAtgattttttcataatttcattttgtcCCTATGTTTATACTTtggttt is a window from the Salvia splendens isolate huo1 unplaced genomic scaffold, SspV2 ctg873, whole genome shotgun sequence genome containing:
- the LOC121791679 gene encoding uncharacterized protein LOC121791679 yields the protein MACLNMSSNDQALYSANAGPRISFSSDFLEPVKLEKSYREAPVSSDFEFSVRNYSMISADEVFFDGKMLPSRESFTKAKTLRDELLSSDDGCEDVSSRRAKGTNRWRERFGLKRTPKSLGSIDEMKALEMGVFGRKK
- the LOC121791684 gene encoding uncharacterized protein LOC121791684, which produces MSSSGSYYWAQNCGNHFQAKGIIVVFAWVPFSEPLLNDCIAFYSSLGWNSLVCRSKYLNPFFPERATSLAFAVLDELVKELKGGICPVVLAALAGGSKACMYKVLQIIEGCSEVELNMEDRRLVASCISGQIYDSDPIDFTTDLGARFALHRSVLKVPGAAKLASFLAKGVTLSLDALFLTRFGSQQAEYLQTLYSSVRLGAPFLILCPENEDIPFSTLCTFAKHLLDVGGTVKIIKRSTSSHLGHHQHQSTQCIAITKLLEQAVSIFSEKIQKLGEKSNMEDMHDVISPIRYNLQNSAVLSNTNDHFLLPCSSEYEKSRQLNERSSYSHLSSPRMCTNTVLGQVLFDACVPKNVEGWDIKFSGSLNGEPFASVRRRSPFCAMKQRSRL